From the Equus asinus isolate D_3611 breed Donkey chromosome 9, EquAss-T2T_v2, whole genome shotgun sequence genome, the window TTAGGAAAGAATCTTGAACGTGTTTTTGACTAGTGGTCTTGAATTGAATCAAACCGGAACTGAGAATATAACAAGTGATACAGCTCACATCACGCTACTTTCTAATCCATTTGCCAGTAACTCCAGGGTTGCAAAACATTGTGAATAAAATGACAACTCTCTGTCCTTCTTCTGGCGTAAACTATGTGCCAtgccttctttctccctccctcccttccttcccattcTTCTATTTAGCTGTTTCAGTGTGGCTCTTGCATGGTCTGAATGCTGTCCTCTGGCAGGAGAGGGTGTCTGAGGGTGTGGGTCAAGGGGAAGCGAAAGGGTTTCCGGGCGGTCATTGCCCTCCTTGGCAGAGAGGAAGCGAGGCAGGAACTTCCCGGTTGAGGTGAGGAGGAAGAACTGAGCTTTACCCGTGCTGAGCTTTGCTCTCTCACAAGCAAGGCCTGGCAGAATCTGAGCTTTTCACCCCAGCTGAGGTCAGACACCACACTCTGTTGCCTTCTGAGGAGGATCCACGCACTTAAAGCCCAGCCCAACCTCCCGGTTTCTATTCTGTGATTTTAGCTTCTGCTGAAACATTGGCTGTATGCAACTGGCACATCCCATCAGGCTGGTGTGAAAaggtttttcctttctctgtaccTTCAAACTCACTGTTCCAAGACTTGAAACAGGAGAGCATCGCTTGAAAAGGAGACTCAGAGCTGGCTGTTTGCCAGGCCCACAGGCCTCAGGTTCCCTGATGGAACATGGTGGAAATCTCCAGGGAGTGTCACTGTGGAAAAATGGCCTCACCTTGAAATAGGAAGGGTCATTTCCTAGACTGGCAAGGGGCCTCTCTAAAATTAATGCAAGTTTACATTACGTTGGTTAAATTAAAATTGTATCTAAAAGCATTCTCTTTGTGATTCCTTCTCAAAGCTGTCTCTGAGTGTTTCCTTTCATAAATCCTTATTATTTACCAGGACGACTGCACCACAGCATGCTTCCAGGAGGGTCTGTCACAGATGACCAACACCACAGTGAAAACAAGATTCGCCCTGATTTTCAACCGGGTGAAAAAAACAGTTGCAGCCCTAAAGAACAACAAGTGTCAGGTGAGCTTGTTCTCATCCGTGATATGTTCTGGTTGGTTATTTTTGTGTGAATGTCAATGCTGACTCTCTCTGAACGAGAAAGGATAATACAGTTGGAATTGGTAGTTCAAGATTGATAAGGGGCATCTAAGAATTTGAATCAGAACAGTGAAATTAAAGTGAGATCTGTGCCAATAGTCCATTGCTCCCCTTGGTTTTAGAAAACGCTCACACCCATGTTGCCATTTACTTCTCTCCATCTGCTGAACAGTGAAAGAATCTGCCCTGACtttaattaaaagtgaaaatctaGAGAATCAGGGCTATAGCTCACACAATACTAAGTTGTCCTAGAGATTCGATTGGTTAGCTGGGTGAATGTGGTACCCTGTaagttaaagatttttttgaTTGGCTAAGAAGGTGTTTAAAGGAAAATGCAGCGAGATCCAGGTGGAAATTCACCCTTTGCCCTAAATGCCCATCAGCATATACCTCAGTCCATGGAGGGAGGGCGAGAGGGTGGACTCTGAGCATTCACGTCCCTGCAGGAGACCACGGGAGGGAGAGTTCACTCAGCTAACAGCATGTGCTTCGGCAGCCACAGCGCGGAGTTCTAAGTGCTTAGTATATGCCCTTTTCCTGAATACCTGCCTTAAAGACAATTGTTAGACTTATCACTTTgtacaggaggaaactgagggctCAGCGAGGTTAACCAATTTGCTTGAGGCTACGTATttaataagtggcagagttaAGATTTGAAGTCTGGTCTATGTGGCCCCAAAGTCCCGCTCTTAGCCATCATGCTATAAAATCACCTTAGAAGGACAACCGAAAAGGATAATAACAAAATTTCTAGGTTTAAAGAGTCCCAAGAAAAGGTTTCCTCTAATGAGGAGATTTAGGGCCATTTGATAgatctaagtgtgtgtgtgtgtgtgtgtgtgtgtgtgtgtgtgtgtgttcaggacCCATGAAATCCTACCACAAAGTCAACCCACCCACTCTGTCCATACAAAATGCTAGCCTGGGACCTCCCCGTCCGCTTGCTCTATGTCTCAAGCCCCCTGCTGCTTGCACACCTCGCTCCCCATGGCCTACCCACCCCCTCCACCGGGCTCTGGGCAAGGGGGTCCTGCGGCTGCTGGGTTCCATACTGTTTTAGTTACTTCGCTGACTTTTATCCCCTTTACAGTTGTTTTCCTGTGAACAGCCATGCAACCAAACCACAAGAGGCAACACAGTGACATTTCTGAAGAGTCTTCtggaaattttccagaaaaaaaggatCAGAGAtgcagagacccagagaggcaaAGTATGAAgaggaaatattatttattttatttattgaatttaaaaagcCTCCTCTTTAAGTTGTTACAATTAAAAAGTCGAGTAAGCCATGATAAGTTAAAATCAGTTGtaataatttgtttaaaattttatgtctttattttggaataaatatATACGGGAAGAAAAGCACAAAACCTGGTCTCTAGGGGCTTATTTGCGCCTTGCTGCTCAGATCACAGAAAGCTACAAACTCGGTCAATGGGCTGAACGGGTCCAATATTCCTGTGATAACAATAGGATGTGTTATCCTGAATACTGCCTGGAAGCCTCACGAGCTGTGTCTGGGGCTGTCGGGGTGCAGTTATGAAGGGGCTGGTGGGGACAGTCTGAGGGTTGCTACCTCAGGGGGCTAAAGGGTATGCCTGAGGTGCCCTCCCTGTGGGCGCTGAGGGAGGGAGGCTCAGGGCACTGCCAAGGCGTTTGGGGTCCTGAAACCAACTCTACCTGAAATGGGAGAAGGCATTAAATTATAAGCCCAGGAGGTGGGAGACTGCTCAAGAATGTGCGCGCGTtcccagagaagagaggaaagtgcTCGAGACCAAACCAGAAGGTCACAGAGCAGACTCTTTGGGTCAGAGCACAAAGCAGAGAACCACTGGGATGGATCCAGTTGTCTCTTCACCTGAAAGAAGCTCAGCCAGTGCCCACCACGTGCCAGATGGAGTGCCTGGCTGGCGTGCAGAGCCTCGTGGTGGGTATACCCACGGGATCCTTGAACTAAGTGTTTTGGCTGACATAGTGTGGCTGTAGCTATCTGTGAcagctaattttatgtgtcaacttgaccagACCCCAGGGTGTGCAGATATTTGACtgaacattatttctgagtgtgtctggaGGGGGTTTCTGGGCGAGATTAGTATTTGAATCGGTAGACCCAGTGAAGTGGATGCTCTCCCCAGTGTAGGcgggcctcatccaatccattgagggctgAATGGAACAAAAGGCAGGGGAAGAACTGGCCTTCAGCCTGACACTTGAGCTGGGACCTGGCTCTTCTCCTACACTCAGACTGAGACTGACACCATGAGCTCCCCTGGTCCTCAGGCTTTCGGACTTGGATCAGAACTATACCACAGGCTTTTCTGGGCCTCCAGTTTGTAGacagcagactgtgggacttctcagcctccatactTATATGAGCTAATTCCTTATAGTaaatctgtctatctacctatcatctatccatccatcctattagttctatttctctggagaaccctgactcatAAACTAGCCATCTCACCTGAATACTCAACCTGCCTGCCACCCCCAGTATTTCTGATCCTGGCTTCTGTTCCACAGTACTTAGCACCTTCTAAGATGctctcccattttttaatttatcatgTTTGCTGTTTACCGCCTGTCTCTCCCTTCTCAAATGCTAGTGCCCCGAGGGCAAAGAACTTTGTTTTGCTCACTGTTGTGTCCTAAATGCCGGTCCTGAGCCTACGCTACTCCTATACCAGAGGAGGTGCTCTATAAATATTGACCGAATGGATGAAAAGCCTTTGAGATGCAAAAGGAAAGTATGAAGTGGTGGGTAGGTCAGGATCGTGCTCGCCTGGAGAAGGGGTGGTACCCAGACGTACTATCTGTGCTCAGAAAGGTGAGGTCCCTTCAAACACCTCCAGGCAGGCCGCAAGGCTGGGATTCCCATGACCAGCCCACTTGGGAGGGGACAGCCTGCTAGGAAGCATCCTGCTTGGCATCCCTGGCTCTGTGTGACGGGCAGGGTGGAGGCAGGGTTAAGGTGAAGGTCTTGGGGTTGGTCTGACAGTCAGAATGGCCCTCTCCCCGACTGCCTGAAGACTCAGAGGCTCGGAAAGAACTTAGAGGAA encodes:
- the IL9 gene encoding interleukin-9, producing MLLVVVLASALLLCSVAGQGCSTTAGIMDVKYLIDNLQEHPPSKCSCSTNVTDCLCLPIPSDDCTTACFQEGLSQMTNTTVKTRFALIFNRVKKTVAALKNNKCQLFSCEQPCNQTTRGNTVTFLKSLLEIFQKKRIRDAETQRGKV